The Rhizobium rhododendri nucleotide sequence GACATCGAAATCGCCGATACTGCTTCCGCCGGTTCGGGTTTCGAAATTCCCGGCATGCCCGGCGCCAATATCGGCGTTCTCAACCTGTCTGAAATGTTCGGCAAGGCCATGGGCAACAAGACCAAGAAGGTCCGCACCACGGTCAAGGCTTCCTACGCCGATCTTATACGGGATGAATCTGACAAGCTGGTCGATAATGAAGTTGTCCAGCGAGAAGCGGTACGCTCGGCCGAGAACGACGGTATCGTTTTCCTCGACGAGATCGACAAGATCGCTACCCGTGAGGGCGGCATCGGCGCGGGGGTGTCCCGCGAAGGCGTCCAGCGCGATCTGCTGCCGCTGGTAGAAGGCACCACCGTATCGACGAAGTATGGACCTGTGAAAACGGACCATATCCTGTTTATCGCATCGGGCGCCTTCCATGTCTCCAAACCATCGGACCTGCTGCCCGAACTCCAGGGTCGCTTGCCGATCCGCGTCGAGCTTAAGCCGCTCAGCAAAGACGACATGCGCCGCATCCTGACCGAGACGGAGGCAAGCCTCATCCGCCAGTACAAGGCGCTGATGGACACCGAAGGCTTCTCACTCGATTTCACCGATGACGCGCTCGACGCGTTGGCGGATGTCGCTGTACACCTGAACTCTTCGGTCGAGAATATCGGTGCCCGTCGCCTCCAGACTGTGATGGAGCGCGTGCTGGACGACATCTCCTACAATGCACCTGATCGCGGCGGTGCGTCGCTCACTATCGACGCGGCCTATGTTCAGAAACACGTCGGCGATCTCGCCGCCAACACCGATCTGTCGCGTTACATCCTTTAGCGCCAGCGCTGCCCTCGGTCCCCTCCTTGTGTCGGGATCGGGGTCCCACGATGAACGCGGCATTCATCGGCCATTAAGCTAAATGAAATATATTAGTCACTATGAGTTGGCTTAGATTCGTTGGGTTCAGGCCCAGTTCCCGAGCCTTCGTGGAGGTGGCAATGTTTAAGAAGACCGTTCTATCAATGCTGATCCTGGCGTCGGTCGCCGGAGGCGCGCTTAGCACCGCAAGCACTGCCGAAGCCCAATACCGCCGTCCTCCGCAGGACGATGGCTGGGACCGTGGCCCGCCACCCCCGCAGCGGCGCCATCACCACAATAACAATGGCGGCATCATTGCCGGTGGCATCGCCGCCGGCGTACTTGGCGGCCTGATCGGCGGCGCTTTGGCCAATGGCAACGACGGTGGTTATGGTTACGCACCGCCGCCCCCACCTCCGCCGCAGCCCCGCTGCTGGTTCGAGGATCGCCCGGTTCAGAACCAGTATGACGACGGCTGGCACCGGGAACAGATCCGCGTCTGCAACTAAGGTCGCGCTTTCGCAGCGCCGCACAGACGCATCGATATCCAGTTTGTAATAAACGAGGGACGCGACCTGACATGCTGCAGGTCGCGTCCTTTCTGTTTGACAGACTTTCGGCGTCCGCAGTCACCCTGACGTTATTCCTGGCTTTTCCAACCATGACCCCTCGACACCGGGCCGTTAACTTTTTAGGTGATGGTCAGTTTCCTTGGGGCTTCAGCGTCGGGTCGGCATTATTCGGCCAAGATTGTGATCCACGCCTCCGGAAAGACCGATGAACCTTCGACGGGGCAGCCAATCGTGCGACGCATTCTCATTTCCCTTCTGGTTGCTGTCCTGAGCCTTGGCGCTATCCCTGCCAAGGCTGCCGGCATCCTCACTGTACCGCCCGGCAACCGCAATGCCGAGCAGCCGGACATTCCAGGCGCCTCGGTTCGCCGCACCAAGGGCACCAATTCCAGTTTCGATCGCAAGTACCAGAAGGTCCGCCAGTTGCTGGCAACCGATACAAAGCTGATGTCGAAGATCAAGGCCGTGTCGCGCGCTTATGGCATCGATCCCATCCATGTTGTCGGGGCACTCGTCGGCGAGCATACCTATAATGTCGATGCCTATGATGGTCTGCAGTCCTACTACGTCAAGGCTGCTTCCTACGCCGGCGAAAGCTTCAAGTTCGCCTACAATGGCGAGAACGTCGATGATTTCGTCGCCCGTCCACAGTTTGCCAAGTGCAACGGAAAAAGCGATTCCTACAGCCTCTGGACATGCCGCGAGGATGTCTGGAACGACGCCTTCAAGGGAAAAACCGTCGACGGAAAATCTTTTCCCAACAATCGCTTCAGCGCCGTATTCTTCCAGCCCTTCTACGCTGGCCAGACCTTTGGCCTCGGCCAGATCAATCCACTGACGGCACTGATGCTGTCTGACATGGTGTCGCGAACATCAGGCATCCCGAAGCTCGACGAGCGCAAGGCCGGCGATGTCTATCACGCCATCATGGATCCGGATATCTCGCTCGCCTTCGTTGCCGCCGCTGCCCGCCGCTCGATAGACGACTACCGCTCGATCGCCGGCATGGATATTTCCGGCAACCCGGGCCTCACCGCCACCCTCTATAATGTAGGAAATTCCCGTCAGCGCGCCACGGCCCTTGCCGCGCGCAACAGGGGCGCCAGCCAGCCTGTCTGGCCTGAAGAGAATTATTACGGCTGGCTGATCAACGACAAGCTGGATGATCTGAAGTCGCTGCTTTAATCTCTGCGCGACCCCGCACGCAAATCAGCGAGTTGAGCCAGCGGCGTTTTTCCCTGAGCGTCGATCTTTGCGAGGCCAGTGACACTGGCTGCGAAAAGGGAACAGTCATACTGCCCCCGCGACCCGATCCATACCAATAAAAAAGGCTGCCGGAAGTTATCCGGCAGCCGCTGATGTCGATGAGATGTGAAATCTACTGGATGACGACGACTTTGGTCGTATGGCCCGGGAGGACGCGGCTGTAGAGATCGATGACGTCCTGGTTGATCAGGCGAATGCAGCCCGAAGATGCTGCCGTACCGATGGATGCCCATTCCGGCGTTCCGTGCAGGCGGAACAAGGTGTCCTGGCCCTTGTCGTTGTAGAGATACATTGCACGGGCGCCGAGCGGGTTTTCGAGGCCTGGATTCATGCCGCCTTCAACAAACTTGGCGATTTCCGGCCGGCGCTCTGCCATTTCCTTCGGCGGGTGCCAATTTGGCCATTCCTGCTTCCAGGCAACGTAGGCGTTGCCCGACCAGGCAAAGCCAGCCTTGCCGACGCTGATGCCGTAGCGCATGGCCTGGCCATCCGGCAGGATGTAATAGAGATGACGTTCGCGGGTGTTAACGATGATCGTGCCCGGCGATTCCGTTGTCTGATAGCTGATGATCTGGCGGCGGAACTCCGGCTTGACCTTCTGGATCGGGATAGCAGGAAGCGAGAAGCCAGAATCCTGGGTGACCCCGTAGTCGCCGTCAAACGTCTTCAGCGTTTCGACCGAAGAGCTAGGCGCGGTAATCGGCGCAGCCATCGCTGTGGAAGAATAGCCGGCCGCGGCAAACGCCGCGACAAGGCCCAATACAGTCATTGCATTGCTGAAGCGCATGGGGGTCTCTCGATTTTGTGTCCGGAATTCAGGGTTTTGCCAACCATCTCTGGGAAGGTTTATTTTCGATATCACCGCATTGCAAGCAAACGCGTCGCACAAATAATCGTGTGAGCCGCGATTTGGGAACCCATGGTTTTTTTGCAACAAAACTTGGTCTAGACTGGTTAAATCATGACGATTCTCAGCCTATACAATAACAATCCGTTAATAGATGGTCGCCAGTCCGAGCGGGCGATGCTGGTGCGCAAGGGCGCCCAGCGCCTGCTCCACGAGATGAGGCATGCAGTCCTGCCGGAGTTGACGCTCGCCGGCGGCAGGCGGGCCGATCTCATCAGCCTCAGCGAAAAGGGCGAGATCTGGATCATCGAGATCAAGTCGTCCGTGGAGGACTTTCGCGTCGATCGGAAATGGCCGGACTACCGGCTGCAATGCGACCGCCTGTTCTTTGCCACGCACAAGGACGTGCCGCTCGATATCTTTCCGCAAGAATGCGGCCTGATCCTGTCCGACGGCTACGGCGCCCACATGGTGCGTGAGGCGCCTGAGCACAGGTTGCCGCCAACCACCCGCCGCGCCGTCACGCTCAATTTCTCGCGCGTCGCCGCTCAACGACTGCTCGCGGCAGAATGGGCAATCGGCAAACCGCTTCCGATCGAATAGCCCGCTATTTAGGCGCCCGCTTGGCCAGGATCCGCTGTAGCGTACGCCGATGCATATTGAGACGCCGCGCCGTCTCCGAAACGTTGCGCTCGCACATCTCGTAGACCCGCTGGATGTGTTCCCAGCGCACCCGGTCGGCTGACATCGGGTTTTCCGGCACGTCGGCCTTTCCGCCTGGCCTCTGCGTCAGCGCTGCATAAACATCGTCGGCGTCAGCCGGCTTGGAGAGATAGTCCACCGCACCAAGCTTCACGGCGGTGACGGCGGTAGCGATGTTGCCGTAGCCGGTTAGGACGATCACTCGGGTGTCGCCGCGGCGCTGCCGAATGGCTTCGATGACGTCGAGGCCGTTACCGTCGCCCAGCCGCAGGTCGATGACCGCATATTTCGGCGGGTGGGCCTTCGATTTCGTCACGCCTTCCGCAACGCTGTCGGCCGTTTCGACGAGAAAGCCGCGTGCTTCCATAGCCCGGGCGAGCCGCCTCAGAAACGGGCCGTCGTCGTCGACGATCAGCAGGCTCGGATCCGGGCCGATATCACCGTCGCTGGAGGCAAGTGTCTCGATGTCGTGGTCTAGATCTGTCATTCCGTGATCCCGGCGGTTTTCCGCCTGCATATATCCTGCGTGTATATATATAGCGTCGTGAGCACTGGTCATAAGCCCGTCGGCTCAGTTTGTCGAATTGCTTTCTATCAAGACACGAGGCCATTCGATGCGGATCCGTGCCCCTGAAGTCTCCGCCTCGCGGTTTCCAAATGTCAGGGTTGCGCCGGAGCGCTCCAGCAGTGTCTTTGCAATAAACAAGCCAAGCCCGAGACCGCCTGCGGCATCGTCACGCTGCCGTGTCGTTACATAGGGCTCACCGATGCGGGTCAAGATATCGGGCGCATAGCCGACCCCGTCGTCTTCAATGGTGATCGCCAGAGTTTCGGCATCGAACGCCACCGTGACAGTCACCATCTCGCGGGCATAGTCGACAGCATTTTCCACCAGGTTGCCGAGCCCGTACATGATCCCGGCATTCCGGTTGAGCACCGGTTCGCCGGCCCTGGCGGTCTCCTCGACCAGCGTCAGCTTGATTCCGAATTCGCGATGCGGGGCGAGAATTTCCTCCATCATCGATGATAGCGTCAGATAGCGCATATGCGCCTCGTTCTCCGCCGACAGCGTCGTAATCCGCCGCAGGATGTCGCGGCACCTCTCGCTCTGGCTGCGAAGCAGCGCCACGTCCTCCCGGTAACGCTCGTCGTGGCCGAGTTCCCGCTCCATCTCCTTGGCAACGATGCTGATCGTCGCCAGTGGCGTTCCGAGCTCGTGAGCCGCTGCCGCCGCCAGTCCGTCCAGCTGCGAAAGGTGCTTCTCCCGCTGCAGCACCAGCTCGGTCGCCGCCAGCGCATCGGCCAGCTGGCTCGCCTCCATGGAGACGCGATAGGCATAGAAGGCGGCGAAGGCCATTGTCGATGCGATGGAGCACCAGACGCCGAGTTGCATGACCTGGTTGATGGCGACGATGCCCCCGGCATACCAAGGGAGCGGGAAAGGCGAAAACGCAAGAGACGTGATCGCCACCATCGCCGCAAGGATCAGCGTCATGCTGTAGCGGATGGGCTGGGAAGCGAAGGAGATGATGACGGGCACGCACACCAGGATCGAAAACGGATTGGCAAGGCCGCCGGTGATGAACAGCAGGCCGCACAGCTGCAGCAGATCCAGCCCCAGAAGGGCGAAGGTGGCCGGCGCATCCAGCCGGTGCGTCGGCGGATAGCGCAACGTCAGGAACAGGTTGATCCAGGCAAGGCAGGCGATCAGCACGCAGCAGGGCAGCAAGGGTAGTGGAAACTGCAGCCAGAAGGCGACAATGGCCACCGTCGCGGCCTGGCCACCGACGGCAAGCCAGCGCAGGCGGACCAGCGTCTGCAGCCGCACGCGCCGGCTGGTGTGGTGATTGCCCGGCAAGAGGCTGTCATTTTCGGCAATCATGCTGCTCACTCCTTCACGGCGGATGCACTCAAGTGCCGCGCGGCTTCACGCGGGTGGTCGGCGCGGCGGCTGCCGGATCCTCGGGCCAGGGGTGGCGAGGATAGCGACCGCGCATGTCGGCGCGCACGTCCTTCCAGGTTCCGGCCCAGAAGCCCGGCAGATCGCGCGTCGTCTGGATCGGCCGGTGCGCCGGCGAGGTCAATTCCAGCACCAGCGGCAAACGTCCGCCGCCGATGGAGGGATGCTGGCGAAGCCCGAACAGCTCCTGAACCCGGATGGTCAGCAGCGGCTCCGTCCCATCGTAATGGATAGGGTGGCGCTGCCCCGTCGGCGCCTCGAAATGCGTCGGTGCCATCCGGCCGAGTTCCCGTTGTAAATCATGCGGCAGCAACGACATCAGCCCGTTCGATAGTCCGCCGGTGGAAATATCGGATAGCCCCCGTGCGTCGCCCTGATACGGTACGAACCAATCGGCGAGCCGGATGAGCAGGGCCTCGTCGCTCATGTCTGGCCAGGGCTCCCCGATCGTTCGGTGCAGAAAGCCGATCCGGTCGCGCAGCTGGGCGGCTTCCTTGGAGAAGGTGAGCACGCCAAGCCCGAGTTCGCGGATACCCTCTGCCAGCGCCGCAGCTACCTCGCGCGCGGAGGGACGCGGCAGGGGCGTCTCATCGAGGACAATGGCCCCGAGCCGCGTCACCCGCCGGGCCCGGACCTGCCGGCTCGTCTTGTCGAACAGGCATTGATCTTCGGTGACGATGCTATCCGGCAGCTCGGCTTCGACATCGCCGCGCGTAATCTCGGCAGCACTGAGAATCCGGCCCTGCGCGGCACGACCGGTAAGGTCCGCGACGACAAGCATCGTTGCACCCGACAGCCGCTCCGTCTCCGGCAGCTCGGCACCACGGCCATTGGCCATGACGAACCGGCCGCGACCGCCCCGCTGCAGGGCGATACGATCGGGAAAGGCGTGCAGCAGCAGCGTTCCGGCCATCACCGGTTCGCCGCCGCCTTTGCTGCCCCCGGCAGTTGCCACCAGTCTTGCCACCAGTCGTCGCGCCGCCTCGGCCCGCTCGCTTTTTTCACCCCGAAACCGCCGCAGCCGTTCCTCCAGGTCGATGCTTTGCCCTCCCAACCCCTGTTCGGTCAAAAGCACGGCCAGCATCGCCGCCTCGCGTGCCTGGCCGTTTCCGGCGGCTGAGATCACCATCGCCGCCAGGCGGGGTGGAAGTGCCATCGCCCGCATCGTCCGGCCGCGTGCGGTAAGCCCGTTAGCGTGATCGAGCCCTCCCAGTTGCCTGAGCAAGCTCCGCGCCTCGAAAAGCGTCCCGGCCGGCGGCTGATCGACGAAGGCGAGACTGCCGGGATCCTCGACGCCCCAGTGGGCAAGGTCGAGCGCCAGACTTGAAAGATCGCTGGAGAGTATCTGCGGCGGTGTAAACGCCGGCAGCGCCGCCGTCTGGCCGGGATGCCAGAGCCGGATTGCAATACCCGGCTCCGTCCGTCCGGCACGTCCCGCTCGCTGGTCTGCCGAGGCGCGAGACACCCGCACCGTTTCCAGCCGGGTGATGCCGGTCGCCGGCTCGAAGACGCCCAGCCGCTGCAGGCCGCTGTCGATCACAACGCGCACGCCGTCGATGGTAATCGACGTTTCGGCGATCGAGGTCGCCAGCACGATCTTGCGCATCCCCGCCGCAGTCGGGCGGATCGCCGCGTCCTGCTCCTTCTGGCTGAGGTTCCCGAACAGCGGCGCTATCAGCGTCTCCGGCCCGAACCGTCCTTCCAGCCGCTCGGCGGTGCGGGTGATTTCCGCCTGGCCTGGCAGGAAGGCAAGGATCGAACCCTTTTCATCCCGGTGGGCAGCAACGATGGCGGCAGTGACACTGTCCTCGATCCGCTCGCCGGCAGGCCTGTCGCGGTAGCGCACATCAATCGGAAAGCTGCGTCCCATGCTCTCGATCACCGGCGGCTGGCCGAGCAGCTGTGCAACCCTCTCAATATCGAGCGTTGCCGACATCACCAGGATGCGTAGGTCGTCGCGCAAGGCAGACTGCACGTCGAGTGCCAGCGCCAGGCCGAAATCGGCATCCAGCGAGCGTTCGTGGAATTCGTCGAAGATGACAGTCGAAACGCCTGCGAGTTCGGGATCGTCGAGGACCATCCGCGCAAAGACGCCATCGGTGACCACCTCGATGCGCGTCCTTGCCGAAATCTTCGTGTCGAGCCGCATCCGGTAACCGACGGTGGCGCCAACCTCTTCACCGAGCAGCGATGCCATGCGCGCCGCCGCTGCCCTTGCCGCTAACCGCCTAGGCTCGAGCAGGATGATCCTGCCGTCTCCGCGCCACGGCTGATCCAGCAGATAAAGCGGCACAAGCGTCGTCTTGCCGGCGCCAGGCGGCGCCGAAAGAACCGCACGGCCGACGTCGCAAAGCGCCGTGCCGATCTCGGGCAGGACCTCGGAGACCGGCAGGATAGGAAGTGCCGTCCGCGTCATGCCGCCAGTTCGTCCTTCAGGGACTCGTAGGCGAGGATGGCGCCGGCCAGATCTTCGAGCGCCGCCCCGACAGATTTGAACAGTGTGATCTCGTTGTCGTCGCGGCGGCCCGGCTTTTCGCCACGCGCCAGTTCCGCCAGTTCTGCGCGGATCCCGTCGCGCGTCAGCACGCCGCTTGCAAGCGGCTGGACGATATCGCCCGCCTCGTGCGTCGCCCCGGCAAGCGTATCGACAAAGACAGAGGCGCGACGGATGGCCGTGTCGTCTGCCTCGCGCATATCGGGTTTGTAGCCGCCGACCAGATCGAGATGGGCGCCTGCCTTCAGCCAGTTGCCGTCGATTAGCGGCTGGCTGGAAAGAGTGGCGCAGGAAATCACGTCGGCAGTGCGTGCCGCCGCTTCAAGATCGCTGACGGCGATGGCCGGCAGTCCCATGATTCGCGCCTCTGCTGCTGTTCTCTCGGCCGTGTCGCTGTTCCGGCCCCAGACATGAATGCGTGTCAACGACCGGACCTCGGCATGTGCCTGCATCAGGTTAGGAGAGAGGCGGCCTGTGCCGCACACCAGAAGCTCCGAGGCATCCGCCCGCGCGAGCTTGCTCGCTGCCAGCGCCGAGGTCGCCGCCGTGCGCCGCGCCGTTAGCTCGCCGCCATCGACGATCGCCAGCATTTCCCCGGTCGTCCCGGATGACAGGAGATAGGTGCCGTAGATTGCCGGCAGGCCTCGCAGGCCGTTGTCGGGAAAAAGCGACAGCACTTTCACGCCCGAATAGCGCCCCGGCACCCAGGCCGGCATCAAGAGCAGCGTCGCATCGCTTTCCCCGGGAACCGCCATTGTATGATGATGGCGCACCGGCATCATACAACCGCCCTTGAACATATGGTCTATGGCGTCGATGAGAGGGCGCCACGGGAGGGCGGCGCGGGTTCTGGCTTCGTCGAGGACCAACATTTGGTGCTCCGGCATGAGAGAAATGGATGAAGCTCAATCCTTAGGACGCGTAAAGCCCGATGGCAATTGAAACGCCATGCGTCTCAGCCGATCCTTAACCGGTGATTTTTGACCATTTGGACAAGATTTTGTGTTTTGTGGTTTGCGTCTGGTTGTCCGAGGTGGCGTTGATTTTGGTGTGTTGATAAAAATGTTCTGAATAGTTGTTTAGAAACAGGCAGTTATAAATTTGTCAAAAAACTTTGGTGGGTGTGTGTTGACTACTTCGGGAGGTAGGGCCTATAAGCCGGTCACTGACGAGGGCGGCGGCGCTTCTGGCGACGAACTGCTTCGCTCTGTTGTTTCGAAAAGAAGCTTGAGAGAATTTGGGGTGATTTGCTGGAAAGCGGTTGTCTCGTCGGGACGGTTTTGACTGGGTTTTAGGATCTGTGTCGGTTTTTTGACAATTACATATAGAGAAGAAAGAGAAACGTGGGCGGCGGAGCTTGACGGGTTGGGTAGCGATACCTGGCTTATGAATAGACTTTGACGGTCACGTTTATCAAGAGAAGTTACACTTAATGCTTGGTGCAGATGTCTTTCGCCAGTCCTTTGGACTGACGGAACCTGCGCCGGCCATACGGAGGCTTTCGGGCTTTTGTTGGCAGCAATAAGGTGTGAAGTTCTCGTCGATTCAAATGAACGTGATTTAGTCAAGATTAGATTCTCAACATGAGAGTTTGATCCTGGCTCAGAACGAACGCTGGCGGCAGGCTTAACACATGCAAGTCGAACGCCCCGCAAGGGGAGTGGCAGACGGGTGAGTAACGCGTGGGAACGTACCCTTTACTACGGAATAACGCATGGAAACGTGTGCTAATACCGTATGTGCCCTTCGGGGGAAAGATTTATCGGTAAAGGATCGGCCCGCGTTGGATTAGCTAGTTGGTGGGGTAAAGGCCTACCAAGGCGACGATCCATAGCTGGTCTGAGAGGATGATCAGCCACATTGGGACTGAGACACGGCCCAAACTCCTACGGGAGGCAGCAGTGGGGAATATTGGACAATGGGCGCAAGCCTGATCCAGCCATGCCGCGTGAGTGATGAAGGCCCTAGGGTTGTAAAGCTCTTTCACCGGAGAAGATAATGACGGTATCCGGAGAAGAAGCCCCGGCTAACTTCGTGCCAGCAGCCGCGGTAATACGAAGGGGGCTAGCGTTGTTCGGATTTACTGGGCGTAAAGCGCACGTAGGCGGATCGATCAGTCAGGGGTGAAATCCCAGAGCTCAACTCTGGAACTGCCTTTGATACTGTCGATCTGGAGTATGGAAGAGGTGAGTGGAATTCCGAGTGTAGAGGTGAAATTCGTAGATATTCGGAGGAACACCAGTGGCGAAGGCGGCTCACTGGTCCATTACTGACGCTGAGGTGCGAAAGCGTGGGGAGCAAACAGGATTAGATACCCTGGTAGTCCACGCCGTAAACGATGAATGTTAGCCGTCGGGCAGTATACTGTTCGGTGGCGCAGCTAACGCATTAAACATTCCGCCTGGGGAGTACGGTCGCAAGATTAAAACTCAAAGGAATTGACGGGGGCCCGCACAAGCGGTGGAGCATGTGGTTTAATTCGAAGCAACGCGCAGAACCTTACCAGCCCTTGACATGCCCGGCTATCCAGAGAGATTTGGAGTTCCCTTCGGGGACCGGGACACAGGTGCTGCATGGCTGTCGTCAGCTCGTGTCGTGAGATGTTGGGTTAAGTCCCGCAACGAGCGCAACCCTCGCCCTTAGTTGCCAGCATTTAGTTGGGCACTCTAAGGGGACTGCCGGTGATAAGCCGAGAGGAAGGTGGGGATGACGTCAAGTCCTCATGGCCCTTACGGGCTGGGCTACACACGTGCTACAATGGTGGTGACAGTGGGCAGCGAACGGGCGACCGTGAGCTAATCTCCAAAAGCCATCTCAGTTCGGATTGCACTCTGCAACTCGAGTGCATGAAGTTGGAATCGCTAGTAATCGCGGATCAGCATGCCGCGGTGAATACGTTCCCGGGCCTTGTACACACCGCCCGTCACACCATGGGAGTTGGTTTTACCCGAAGGTAGTGCGCTAACCGCAAGGAGGCAGCTAACCACGGTAGGGTCAGCGACTGGGGTGAAGTCGTAACAAGGTAGCCGTAGGGGAACCTGCGGCTGGATCACCTCCTTTCTAAGGAAGATCGAGAAGGCAAGACGACAGGCACATGTTGCAAGACATGGCCCTGTATGAGACTTCTCCATCTTATTAGGACATAGATGGCGCCAGTCAGGCGATCATCGAAACATATACGCTGTCAGATGCCGAATTTGGGGTAACCCTTATAGAAGCACGGCAGTATGGTCGGGCTGCGCCGTCCACGTTTCTCTTTCTTCATGAAGACAAAACCGCGAACCCTTTCGACCGATTGGGCCCGTAGCTCAGTTGGTTAGAGCACACGCTTGATAAGCGTGGGGTCGGTAGTTCGAGTCTACCCGGGCCCACCATATTCTGTCCTGACGCGCTGAAGGCGCTCCGGACGGGCCGCCAGACGACTGGCGTGGTGCTTTGCACCTGTTGGGTGGGGTACGGATGGCTTGATAGCTTTGCTATTGGGTGGTACGCGGTATGTTGCCGAGCCTTGACGGGGTAACTTCTTGTTATCCCCTGTCTGGCGATCGAGCTTGATGGGGCTTTAGCTCAGCTGGGAGAGCACCTGCTTTGCAAGCAGGGGGTCAACGGTTCGATCCCGTTAAGCTCCACCATCATTTGTCCTGACGCTGTCGCGGCCTTTGGCCGCTGCGCTCCGGACGGGCCGCCGAACGATCGGCGTGGTGCCTTGCACCTGTTGGGTGGATACGGTCGTGTTCGGTAACGGTAAAAATGTCTTCTGGAGAAAATCAAGTTTTGCGATCAGCTTACGAGTTGACTGCGTGTTCTGCCTACATTGTGAAGAGAAGATAAGTCTGGAAGCTTCCAGGTGTTTTGGATGGTTTAATCGCCGTTCTGAACGTCCGAGCCCAGTTCTGATGAAACCAAAGAGGGCCTAGCCGGCCTGATCTGGTGGAGGGACTGGAGGTAGGAAGGGAGCTTGTTCGATGGTTGATCTGTTGTTGACGATTTTAGGATCGTCTCTGACGGGATCGACTGGATTGGTGTTGCCTGACCGCGCATCATCGGACTTATCTCGAGAAGCTGGTCTTAAAGATATGACCCTGCTGTGCACCGGCGTGCCAGCGAAGAGGGTCGTATCGAACACGTTTATGGCATCGTTCAACGGCACTGTTGTAAAAGGTAACAGTGTCAAGCTGGTCCGGAACCCGAGAGGGCGCCGGATGGTCGTTTTGGCACCCCCTTGAGCGCAAGCGAAAGGGACAAGGTTTGCCAAAACCGGCAAAGATGATGAGCATAGGCAATGAGAACGATTAAGTGATATAAGGGCATTTGGTGGATGCCTTGGCATGCACAGGCGATGAAGGACGTGATACGCTGCGATAAGCCGTGGGGAGCTGCGAATAAGCTTTGATCCATGGACCTCCGAATGGGGAAACCCACCTTAAATGCTTGGGAAATCGAGCGTGCCTGATGGCACGCGGGCGGTAGGAATTAGGCAGTAGGCGGTAGTGGCGACACTATTGGCTAATGCCTATTGACTATTGGCTTACGCGTCTTCGACGCGCTCGGTTTCCAAGCATTGTAAATAAGGTATCTTACCCTGAATACATAGGGTGTAAGA carries:
- a CDS encoding ornithine cyclodeaminase family protein; this encodes MLVLDEARTRAALPWRPLIDAIDHMFKGGCMMPVRHHHTMAVPGESDATLLLMPAWVPGRYSGVKVLSLFPDNGLRGLPAIYGTYLLSSGTTGEMLAIVDGGELTARRTAATSALAASKLARADASELLVCGTGRLSPNLMQAHAEVRSLTRIHVWGRNSDTAERTAAEARIMGLPAIAVSDLEAAARTADVISCATLSSQPLIDGNWLKAGAHLDLVGGYKPDMREADDTAIRRASVFVDTLAGATHEAGDIVQPLASGVLTRDGIRAELAELARGEKPGRRDDNEITLFKSVGAALEDLAGAILAYESLKDELAA
- the hrpB gene encoding ATP-dependent helicase HrpB, with the protein product MTRTALPILPVSEVLPEIGTALCDVGRAVLSAPPGAGKTTLVPLYLLDQPWRGDGRIILLEPRRLAARAAAARMASLLGEEVGATVGYRMRLDTKISARTRIEVVTDGVFARMVLDDPELAGVSTVIFDEFHERSLDADFGLALALDVQSALRDDLRILVMSATLDIERVAQLLGQPPVIESMGRSFPIDVRYRDRPAGERIEDSVTAAIVAAHRDEKGSILAFLPGQAEITRTAERLEGRFGPETLIAPLFGNLSQKEQDAAIRPTAAGMRKIVLATSIAETSITIDGVRVVIDSGLQRLGVFEPATGITRLETVRVSRASADQRAGRAGRTEPGIAIRLWHPGQTAALPAFTPPQILSSDLSSLALDLAHWGVEDPGSLAFVDQPPAGTLFEARSLLRQLGGLDHANGLTARGRTMRAMALPPRLAAMVISAAGNGQAREAAMLAVLLTEQGLGGQSIDLEERLRRFRGEKSERAEAARRLVARLVATAGGSKGGGEPVMAGTLLLHAFPDRIALQRGGRGRFVMANGRGAELPETERLSGATMLVVADLTGRAAQGRILSAAEITRGDVEAELPDSIVTEDQCLFDKTSRQVRARRVTRLGAIVLDETPLPRPSAREVAAALAEGIRELGLGVLTFSKEAAQLRDRIGFLHRTIGEPWPDMSDEALLIRLADWFVPYQGDARGLSDISTGGLSNGLMSLLPHDLQRELGRMAPTHFEAPTGQRHPIHYDGTEPLLTIRVQELFGLRQHPSIGGGRLPLVLELTSPAHRPIQTTRDLPGFWAGTWKDVRADMRGRYPRHPWPEDPAAAAPTTRVKPRGT